In Candidatus Cloacimonadota bacterium, one genomic interval encodes:
- a CDS encoding MraY family glycosyltransferase has protein sequence MIYIGVFLISFLITYFIVPLNCKLSNKFGIIDYPRERSIHKVPTPKSGGFSLLVGLCITQIVLLLLGRNEFNNLFIGLIGGGIIVFVLGLLDDIFDLHAWQKILVEIIIVLFMTILGFKIELITNPFGPSITVGPLSIPLTIIWFLLIINSINLIDGLDGLATGIIAIVSLILGFASIVCSNTFVAYFAFGLFGSCLAFLKYNFYPAKIFLGDAGSLYLGFNIAALSVAGNTQFKGTTAMTMLIPIIVLSLPLIDTFLSIIRRLKTSNSLFQADKNHLHHKMLELGLPYKTVVFIGYFLTFLFGIISMGFLLVDKRILFSVLVILGLMIFIIFYNIIKKEFFK, from the coding sequence ATGATTTATATTGGAGTATTTCTCATTTCATTTTTAATTACATATTTTATAGTTCCATTAAATTGCAAACTGTCTAATAAATTTGGTATTATTGATTATCCAAGGGAAAGAAGTATTCATAAAGTTCCTACACCGAAAAGTGGAGGATTCTCGCTGTTGGTGGGATTGTGTATCACTCAGATTGTTCTTCTTCTTTTAGGCAGAAATGAATTTAATAATCTTTTTATCGGACTAATCGGTGGAGGGATTATAGTTTTTGTTTTAGGCCTTTTAGATGATATATTTGACTTGCATGCTTGGCAGAAAATTCTTGTAGAAATAATTATTGTTTTATTTATGACCATTCTTGGATTTAAGATTGAGCTAATTACTAATCCATTTGGTCCATCTATAACTGTAGGACCTTTGTCTATTCCCCTTACAATAATCTGGTTTTTACTTATAATAAACTCAATTAATTTGATTGATGGTCTTGATGGTCTGGCAACAGGTATCATCGCAATCGTTTCACTGATATTAGGTTTTGCGAGTATAGTTTGTTCTAATACGTTTGTTGCATATTTTGCATTTGGATTATTTGGAAGCTGTCTGGCTTTTCTTAAATATAATTTTTATCCAGCTAAGATATTTTTAGGCGACGCTGGAAGCCTTTATTTAGGATTTAATATAGCGGCACTTTCAGTTGCTGGTAATACCCAGTTTAAAGGGACAACAGCAATGACAATGTTGATTCCTATAATTGTTTTATCTCTCCCATTGATTGATACATTTCTGTCAATCATTCGCAGATTGAAAACATCTAATAGTTTATTTCAGGCAGATAAAAATCATTTGCATCATAAAATGTTAGAATTAGGTCTACCATATAAAACAGTAGTTTTTATTGGATATTTTTTGACTTTTTTATTTGGTATTATCTCTATGGGTTTTTTATTAGTGGACAAGAGAATTCTTTTCAGCGTTTTAGTTATTTTGGGTTTAATGATTTTTATTATTTTCTATAATATCATTAAAAAAGAGTTTTTCAAATGA